GGTGGCGCACGTGAGGGCGCCGATGCCGCTCCCCAGCAGCACGGCGCGCAGGGTGAATTGGGGAACGCGGTCCGCCTGGTACACCTCGCGAAGCCAGTACGTGTCCGAGTCCTCGGGCGTGTCGCCGGGGATGGTGAGCAGCGCCAGCGGGGCCGGCGTCGGCGCGTCTTCCTCGGGTGTGGGGCGGAGTACGGGCTGGGCGGCCATGAGCCCCCCATCCTTCCACCCCACGCCCCCCGGGGACGAGCCCCCCTCCCGCTCCCCTGGACTGGGACCAGGCTACAGCCGCCGCACGGCCATCATGAGCAGGTACCGGTCCGACGCGCCCGGCAGGTAGCGCTCCAGGTGGAGCCCATCGGGCTGGAAGCCGAGTTCGTCGAGGAAGCGGAACATCCGGTGTGCGGCCAGGTCGTCGCGGAGGGTGCACTCCAGGGTGGCGAAGAGCGTGGGCGGCACGTCCTGGCGCCGAGCGCCCTGTGGCACCCGCCGCCCGGGCTTGAGTCGGAAGCCAACCTCGCCCGAGAGCTGTCCGCCCACCACCTCCAGCGTGCGGACGTAGCCACTGGTCAGGATGGGGAGACCCCGACGCTCCAGCTCCTTCTTACACGTGGCCACATGGGAGAGGAACGGCAGCGGCCCCTCCGGCGCGCTCACGGGGAACCAGGTGAGCATGGACGGCTCCGCCCAGTGCTCCAGGTGGACGCGGGGCTGCGACGCCTTCAACCCCCGCAGGTACTGGTCCGCTACCTGGAGGGAGAGCAGCCGTGCGGACAGGTCCTGCCGCCACGTGGAGAGCATCGCCTCGCGAGCCCGCCCGTCCTTCCGGAGGAACTCGCGGATGGCGGAGATGGGGATGCCCGCGGCCCGCAGGCTGCTGATGAAGCGGGCATCCCCCACCTGGGCGGGGGCATAGGCGCGGTAGCCATTCTCGCGCCGGGTGGCGGGAGACAGCAGTCCCTTGCGCTCGTAGAAGCGCAGCGCGCTCGGTGAGATTCCGCTGCGGTCCGCGAACTGGGAAATCGTCAGCATGCGGCGGCATTCTCCTTGAGCTTCAACCTGGTTCAAGGTGCAGGGTGGGGAGCATATGAACGTGTCCATCGTGTCCCGAGGTGCAATCCGACTGGTCGGCATCAAGGTGGTGGGCCGGCGCAGTGAGCTGAGCCACCGCGTGCCCATGGCCTGGCTCGAACTCGTCGCGCGTCAGGACGCCATTCCCCACGTCGTGGACCGAGACGTGTTCCACGGCGCCTTCCCGGAGAGCGACCACCTGCGCGCGAGCGCCGACGGCGTCTACACGTACTGGGCCTGCACCGAGGTGAGAGGGTCCGACACGCCGCCGGAGGGACTGCACGCCCTGGTGCTCCCCGCGAGGACGTACGCGACGGCGCGGGTGCAGGGCACAGCCGAGGCCATCGACACCGCCTACCTCGGACTGGCGCGATGGATTGACGAGCAGGGGCGCCGCCTCCACGACGAGGCCCTCGCGCTGGAACGGTACGACCAGCGCCGGCAGAAGGTGACGCCGCCCTACGGGCGCTTCGACTACGACATCCTCAAGCCGCTGTCGGACGAGTAGTTCTCCGCATCCCCTACCCGGAGGCGGGCGGGCGCGAGGGCATCACTGCTGACAGCTCCTCCGCGCGAGGCAGGCCCTCCACCGCGCCGAAGCGCTCCACCACCCGCGCGCCCACCTCGCACGCGAAGGTGGCCAGCACCGTGAGCTCCTCGCGCGAGGCGCCCGACAGCGCCCGCGCGCTTCCGTACCACCGCACCAGCCCGTGCAGCAGCGCCGCCACGAAGCCATCCCCGGCGCCGGTGGTGTCCAGCACCGTCACGCGGGGCGCGGGGACATGGATGCGCTCGCCCTTCCACAGCAGCACCGCGCCCCGCTCGCCCAGCGTCACCACCGGCAGCGGGATGCCCAGGGCGGCGAGCCGCGCCAGCGCCTCGTCCGGTGCCTCCGTCCCGGTGGCGAAGCCAATCTCCTCCTCGGAGAGCTTCACCACGGTGCACAGCGGCAGCATGCGTCCCAGCTGCCCCTTCAGCTCGCTCGGGTCCTCCCACGCGTGCAGGCGCAGGTTGGGGTCGCAGCTCACGATGCGGCCCGCGCCTCGCGCCACC
The genomic region above belongs to Pyxidicoccus trucidator and contains:
- a CDS encoding carbohydrate kinase family protein, encoding MSEGTVPPLDVVCFGETLVDFLPSAPGQRVRDVPAWHPCTGGSPANVAVGLARLGLRPAMLGVVGSDEFGHFLRERLASEGVDVSHLRQTAQARTGLVFISLDARGERSFTYFRTRSAEFLLGAEDVDPAFLLRAKAVHCGSNSLHRQEAREATLRMMEVARGAGRIVSCDPNLRLHAWEDPSELKGQLGRMLPLCTVVKLSEEEIGFATGTEAPDEALARLAALGIPLPVVTLGERGAVLLWKGERIHVPAPRVTVLDTTGAGDGFVAALLHGLVRWYGSARALSGASREELTVLATFACEVGARVVERFGAVEGLPRAEELSAVMPSRPPASG
- a CDS encoding MerR family transcriptional regulator, which translates into the protein MLTISQFADRSGISPSALRFYERKGLLSPATRRENGYRAYAPAQVGDARFISSLRAAGIPISAIREFLRKDGRAREAMLSTWRQDLSARLLSLQVADQYLRGLKASQPRVHLEHWAEPSMLTWFPVSAPEGPLPFLSHVATCKKELERRGLPILTSGYVRTLEVVGGQLSGEVGFRLKPGRRVPQGARRQDVPPTLFATLECTLRDDLAAHRMFRFLDELGFQPDGLHLERYLPGASDRYLLMMAVRRL
- a CDS encoding GyrI-like domain-containing protein; its protein translation is MNVSIVSRGAIRLVGIKVVGRRSELSHRVPMAWLELVARQDAIPHVVDRDVFHGAFPESDHLRASADGVYTYWACTEVRGSDTPPEGLHALVLPARTYATARVQGTAEAIDTAYLGLARWIDEQGRRLHDEALALERYDQRRQKVTPPYGRFDYDILKPLSDE